The Pagrus major chromosome 10, Pma_NU_1.0 genome contains a region encoding:
- the LOC141003885 gene encoding uncharacterized protein — MTRTGLPEGLNESRCVYKATEENPPSTHCEENIQEVSNSEEMEFRALLLLTILGLSFGEPGFEQRDYMDTFEWLKAKVEFINNLEDKLKNVSGWQNDVDALEARLNTTVDELTRQKAEVDRLNKENEGLKTRLNATEEEIDKLKQSSAKDAPQIAFSACLANSGEIYRGPSTDKTLVFKRIFSNTGGYDQNTGIFTAPVNGLYYFTFSTYGYNTHVAGAILMKNGVRQISTYDEISADGSDIGSNSVVLQLAAGDKVHIELWDEGRVYDNWNGHTTFSGFLVFPV, encoded by the exons ATGACCAGAACTGGACTCCCTGAGGGCCTAAACGAGAGCAGATGTGTATATAAAGCCACAGAGGAAAACCCACCCTCCACACACTGCGAGGAAAATATCCAAGAGGTTTCAAATTCTGAGGAAATGGAGTTCAGGGCTTTGCTTCTGCTGACCATCCTGGGACTCTCGTTTGGGGAGCCAGGGTTTGAACAGAGAGATTACATGGATACCTTTGAGTGGCTGAAAGCTAAAGTCGAATTCATAAACAACTTGGAGGACAAACTGAAAAATGTCAGCGGATGGCAGAATGATGTCGACGCTCTGGAGGCCAGGCTCAACACCACCGTGGACGAGCTGACGAGACAGAAAGCTGAAGTGGACAGACTGAACAAAGAGAATGAAG GCCTGAAAACGAGACTGAatgccacagaggaggagattGATAAGCTGAAACAGAGCAGCGCTAAAG ATGCTCCTCAGATCGCATTCTCGGCCTGTTTGGCAAACTCAGGGGAGATTTACAGAGGACCCAGCACAGATAAGACTCTGGTTTTCAAAAGGATATTCTCAAACACTGGTGGTTATGACCAAAATACAG GAATCTTCACAGCTCCAGTGAACGGTCTCTATTACTTCACCTTCAGCACCTATGGCTACAACACTCACGTAGCGGGGGCCATTCTGATGAAAAACGGCGTCCGTCAGATTTCGACCTATGATGAGATTTCGGCTGATGGCTCGGACATTGGCAGTAACTCTGTTGTCTTGCAGTTGGCTGCTGGTGATAAGGTGCACATCGAACTGTGGGATGAGGGCAGAGTGTATGACAACTGGAATGGACACACGACCTTCAGCGGCTTTCTTGTCTTCCCAGTGTAA